One genomic window of Centroberyx gerrardi isolate f3 chromosome 15, fCenGer3.hap1.cur.20231027, whole genome shotgun sequence includes the following:
- the prr18 gene encoding proline-rich protein 18, whose protein sequence is MPFPPINLHQRISSPGRELFRKKKPNAVPPQSELTSKSGGEKGESDKEKLSTSWSSANFRNLGRKAQQPKSKSPSQRLAAGQETQGKSWLSVPKPQDSSDGVRRSSSMESTTHRATKQSAGKDGEKEIQFTLSLTPEAILVIQKRNLEKQMMAKQQKCCASADFRHRRVFPSKKAHGGSKSCIPVAKLESAEQDITTIVKISLLNDQYKYDDVEYEEEDGDVDETVVRKCKEWLKGVESAAAFGKVDKLSALPHLKGC, encoded by the coding sequence ATGCCTTTTCCACCCATCAACCTCCACCAGCGGATCTCCTCTCCTGGCAGGGAACTATTCAGGAAAAAGAAACCCAACGCAGTGCCTCCTCAGTCTGAGCTCACCAGCAAATCcgggggagagaagggggagtcCGATAAGGAGAAGCTCTCCACATCTTGGTCATCGGCGAATTTCAGGAATTTGGGACGGAAAGCCCAGCAGCCGAAAAGCAAAAGCCCTTCTCAGAGGCTGGCTGCCGGGCAGGAGACACAGGGGAAGAGCTGGCTGTCGGTGCCCAAACCTCAGGACTCGTCCGACGGAGTCAGGCGCTCCAGCTCCATGGAGTCCACCACTCACCGGGCCACCAAACAGTCTGCCGGCAAAGACGGAGAAAAGGAGATTCAGTTTACCCTTAGTCTTACCCCTGAAGCCATTCTTGTCATCCAGAAACGCAATCTAGAAAAGCAGATGATGGCTAAGCAGCAGAAGTGCTGCGCGTCTGCGGACTTTCGGCACAGACGAGTTTTCCCATCCAAAAAGGCGCACGGAGGCTCCAAGAGCTGCATCCCAGTCGCCAAGCTGGAGAGTGCGGAGCAGGACATCACCACCATCGTTAAAATCTCTCTGTTGAATGACCAGTACAAGTACGATGATGTGGAAtatgaggaggaggacggagatGTGGACGAGACGGTCGTGAGGAAATGTAAAGAGTGGCTCAAAGGGGTCGAAAGTGCCGCTGCTTTTGGAAAAGTCGACAAACTTTCTGCACTCCCGCACCTTAAAGGTTGCTGA